From Solidesulfovibrio carbinoliphilus subsp. oakridgensis, the proteins below share one genomic window:
- the rfbD gene encoding dTDP-4-dehydrorhamnose reductase, with translation MSETLEKGRAIVLGGKTGLLGRPLTQALAEAGFAVRPTTRTELDPFDTEAVSRALADFSATHLFNTVAYTAVDAAEDDTEAAYRLNRDLPAGLARACDAARAMLVHYSTDFVFRGDKATPYTEEDPTGPESVYGASKLAGEQAILETGLLRYQILRTAWLFGPGKKNFVATILGLAATREELRVVGDQIGSPTSTLDLAGWSAELAATGKSGIFHAAGSGHASWCELAAEAVSAAGLPCRVVSIPSSQYPQKAKRPAYSVLSTAKLAGTIGREPRPWVQAVRDYVYSQEQSDD, from the coding sequence ATGAGCGAAACTCTCGAGAAAGGGCGCGCCATCGTTCTTGGCGGCAAGACCGGACTGCTCGGCCGCCCTCTGACCCAGGCCCTCGCCGAGGCGGGGTTTGCCGTGCGGCCGACCACCCGCACGGAACTCGACCCCTTTGACACCGAGGCCGTCTCCCGGGCCCTGGCCGATTTTTCCGCCACCCACCTCTTCAACACCGTGGCCTACACGGCCGTGGACGCGGCCGAGGACGACACGGAGGCAGCCTATCGCCTGAACCGCGACCTGCCGGCCGGCCTGGCCCGGGCCTGCGACGCGGCCAGGGCTATGCTCGTCCACTACAGCACGGATTTCGTGTTTCGGGGGGACAAGGCCACGCCGTACACGGAAGAGGACCCGACCGGCCCGGAATCGGTCTACGGGGCGAGCAAGCTGGCCGGGGAGCAGGCCATCCTCGAAACCGGGCTTTTGCGCTACCAGATCCTGCGCACGGCCTGGCTCTTCGGGCCGGGCAAGAAGAACTTCGTGGCCACCATCCTGGGGCTTGCCGCCACACGCGAGGAGTTGCGGGTGGTCGGGGACCAGATCGGCTCCCCCACCTCCACCCTGGACCTGGCCGGCTGGTCGGCGGAGCTCGCCGCCACGGGCAAGTCCGGCATCTTCCATGCCGCGGGCTCGGGCCATGCCAGCTGGTGCGAACTGGCCGCCGAGGCCGTCAGCGCCGCCGGGCTGCCGTGCCGGGTGGTGTCCATCCCCTCGTCGCAGTATCCGCAAAAGGCCAAGCGGCCGGCCTATTCCGTGCTCTCCACGGCCAAGCTGGCCGGAACCATCGGCCGGGAGCCGAGGCCCTGGGTCCAGGCAGTGCGGGACTACGTCTATTCGCAGGAACAGTCGGACGATTGA
- a CDS encoding hybrid sensor histidine kinase/response regulator: protein MSDPRILLVSDSAVLATAVVRHCADISGLGAVRAGDADEATALLAGGGRQGFLLSVVDLGLPDAAVGRLAGVAATEGIPWLAVADHYTPALREKAEALDAIDFVVADAEEPEGVARYVDRLLKNRGARILVVEDSAFMRVHLRRQLRRYQFRVHMAGSPGLAMRILEQRPDITAVIIDYEMPDQNGVELTRAIRRRFRHREVCLIGISGKAPRAISAEFLKNGGDDYLHKPFEREELYCRVLHGVEAVERMLEIKRLERLRRMFLSMLAHDLKSPAGGIVGAANLILDGVCGQVGSEVREMAAVISQAGRRLCTLAANMQDLTRLETGRLEPSLVMSHLDGLIMERARLAEATASGKGIRLEADVAPLPVMAFDPDLVARLLDNLLSNAVKFSPPKSRVRVELEAAAGEAVIRVHDQGPGILPEERHRLFKPFERLSARPTAGEKSLGLGLAIAEGIVTAHGGRIWVECQPGQGAVFCFTLPIETAAQSSDCSCE from the coding sequence AAGCCACGGCCTTGCTCGCCGGTGGCGGACGCCAGGGCTTCCTGCTGAGCGTGGTGGATCTTGGCCTGCCGGACGCGGCCGTGGGACGGCTGGCCGGGGTGGCGGCCACGGAAGGCATTCCCTGGCTGGCCGTGGCCGACCATTACACGCCGGCCCTGCGGGAAAAGGCCGAAGCGCTCGACGCCATCGATTTCGTGGTGGCCGACGCCGAGGAGCCCGAAGGCGTGGCCCGGTATGTGGACCGGCTGCTCAAGAACCGGGGCGCCCGCATCCTGGTGGTCGAGGACTCCGCCTTCATGCGGGTCCACCTGCGCCGCCAGCTGCGCCGCTACCAGTTTCGCGTCCACATGGCCGGCTCGCCCGGCCTGGCCATGCGCATCCTGGAGCAGCGGCCGGACATCACGGCCGTCATCATCGACTACGAAATGCCGGACCAGAACGGCGTGGAGCTGACCCGGGCCATCCGGCGGCGGTTTCGCCACCGGGAGGTCTGCCTCATCGGCATCTCGGGCAAGGCGCCCCGGGCCATCTCGGCGGAATTTCTCAAAAACGGCGGCGACGATTATCTCCACAAACCCTTCGAACGCGAGGAGCTCTACTGCCGGGTGCTCCACGGGGTCGAGGCCGTGGAGCGGATGCTCGAGATCAAGCGTCTGGAGCGGCTTCGCCGGATGTTCCTCTCCATGCTGGCCCACGACCTCAAAAGCCCGGCCGGCGGCATCGTCGGCGCGGCCAACCTGATCCTCGACGGCGTGTGCGGCCAGGTCGGCAGCGAGGTCCGGGAGATGGCCGCGGTCATCAGCCAGGCCGGCCGCCGGCTTTGCACGCTGGCCGCCAACATGCAGGACCTGACCCGCCTGGAGACCGGCCGCCTGGAGCCGTCGCTCGTCATGTCCCATCTGGACGGCCTGATCATGGAGCGGGCCCGCCTGGCCGAGGCCACGGCCTCGGGAAAGGGCATCCGGCTCGAGGCCGACGTGGCGCCGCTGCCGGTCATGGCCTTCGATCCCGATCTGGTGGCCCGGCTGCTCGACAACCTGCTGTCCAACGCCGTCAAGTTTTCCCCGCCCAAATCCCGTGTCCGCGTGGAACTCGAGGCCGCCGCCGGCGAGGCCGTGATCCGGGTCCACGACCAGGGCCCGGGCATCCTGCCCGAGGAACGCCACCGCCTGTTCAAGCCCTTCGAACGCCTGTCCGCCCGGCCCACGGCCGGGGAAAAGAGCCTCGGCCTCGGCCTGGCCATCGCCGAAGGCATCGTCACCGCCCACGGCGGCCGCATCTGGGTGGAATGCCAGCCGGGGCAGGGCGCGGTCTTTTGCTTCACCCTGCCCATCGAGACCGCCGCTCAATCGTCCGACTGTTCCTGCGAATAG